One genomic region from bacterium encodes:
- a CDS encoding DUF3604 domain-containing protein, which produces MKLHFWISVWLGVALLVGCGADPHWDDAIEGDRRSDAALAAQKDAQAKAHKQLLDRSDTAPAGTSAKRILFGDLHVHSSYSWDGFLFSLPLIGGEGAHPPNDACDFARHCANLDFYALTDHAESLLPEHWQTSKQSVRECNIRAGDPANPDLVAFMGFEWSQAGLTPEQHYGHRCVIYPGDADDELPARPISSGDKSPLLLSMRDMISGARWLGPHAWQAHTDYVDYLTRVSEQTICPEGIDTRELPETCHEIAPTPAELHEKLDQWGFPALSIPHGTAWGTYTPATTTIDKHLWAKNFDADYMKLIEVMSGHGNSEQFRTWNEFEIDSEGQHVCPEPSANYLPCCWQAGEIMRERCGDLAEDECERRVQQARDYAAQVYTRPHNIFPDSSPEDWLDCGQCRDCFKPSFSYRPKESIQYAMSLTQNDGGERRFRYGFIGSSDAHSGRPGASYKQLEPSMISDQRGSPGFPFNQLSLLAKSKMEDPRQPEPPRREAIGIRGSDMRVLSFLFPSGLAAVHAPDGSREAIWDALQRREVYGTSGPRILLWFDLQNSEHGPSPMGSEHRMRENPRFEVRAVGSFEQKPGCPETSRNALSSERLTRLCRDECYHPGDRRRRIEAIEVVRIRPQLDEGEDPAPLIEDPWRRFECPSGEDGCVFQFEDSEFTSSGRDALYYVRALEEPSMALSGAPLSTEFDAQGQAISVDLCTTEDVDAGGCPSSVRERAWSSPIFVDQAGS; this is translated from the coding sequence ATGAAACTCCACTTCTGGATATCGGTTTGGCTCGGTGTGGCTCTGCTGGTCGGCTGCGGCGCCGACCCACATTGGGACGATGCGATCGAAGGCGACCGCCGCAGCGACGCCGCGCTGGCCGCCCAGAAAGATGCACAAGCCAAAGCGCACAAGCAGCTATTGGACCGCAGCGACACCGCCCCGGCCGGGACGAGTGCCAAGCGCATTTTGTTTGGCGATCTGCACGTACACAGCTCGTACTCCTGGGACGGATTCCTTTTCTCGCTGCCACTCATCGGTGGCGAAGGCGCACATCCTCCGAATGATGCCTGCGACTTCGCACGTCACTGCGCCAATCTGGATTTCTACGCGCTGACGGATCATGCGGAGTCGCTGCTTCCAGAGCACTGGCAGACATCAAAGCAGAGCGTTCGCGAGTGCAATATTCGCGCGGGAGACCCGGCGAACCCGGACCTGGTTGCATTCATGGGCTTCGAGTGGAGTCAGGCGGGCCTGACACCGGAGCAACACTACGGACATCGCTGCGTGATCTACCCGGGAGATGCCGATGATGAACTACCGGCGCGGCCGATCTCCTCGGGTGACAAGTCTCCCCTTCTATTGTCGATGCGCGACATGATCTCGGGCGCGCGCTGGCTCGGCCCTCATGCGTGGCAGGCGCACACGGACTACGTGGACTATCTGACACGGGTGAGCGAGCAGACGATCTGCCCCGAGGGAATCGACACGCGCGAACTTCCCGAAACCTGTCACGAGATCGCCCCGACACCGGCGGAGTTACACGAGAAACTCGACCAATGGGGATTTCCGGCGCTATCGATTCCGCACGGAACCGCCTGGGGAACCTACACACCCGCGACCACAACCATCGACAAACATCTCTGGGCAAAAAACTTCGACGCCGACTACATGAAACTGATCGAAGTGATGTCCGGACACGGAAACTCCGAGCAGTTTCGCACCTGGAACGAGTTCGAGATCGATTCCGAGGGTCAGCACGTGTGCCCGGAGCCGAGCGCGAACTACCTGCCGTGTTGCTGGCAGGCCGGTGAGATCATGCGCGAGCGCTGCGGGGACCTGGCAGAAGATGAGTGCGAGCGACGCGTACAACAGGCCCGGGACTACGCCGCACAGGTCTACACACGGCCCCACAATATCTTTCCCGACAGCTCTCCGGAGGACTGGCTCGACTGCGGCCAGTGCCGCGACTGCTTCAAGCCTTCGTTTTCCTACCGACCGAAAGAGAGCATTCAGTACGCCATGTCGCTTACACAGAACGACGGCGGCGAGCGGCGTTTCCGCTACGGATTCATAGGCTCGAGCGATGCTCATTCGGGTCGGCCGGGCGCCAGCTACAAGCAGCTCGAACCTTCGATGATCAGCGATCAGCGCGGCTCGCCCGGATTTCCGTTCAATCAGCTCTCGCTTCTGGCCAAAAGCAAAATGGAAGACCCGCGTCAGCCAGAGCCACCCAGGCGAGAGGCGATCGGCATACGCGGGAGCGATATGAGAGTACTGAGCTTCCTCTTCCCCAGCGGACTCGCCGCCGTACACGCCCCCGACGGCAGTCGCGAGGCTATCTGGGACGCCCTGCAGAGACGCGAGGTCTACGGCACGAGTGGTCCGCGCATCCTGCTCTGGTTCGATCTGCAAAATTCCGAACACGGCCCGTCCCCGATGGGATCGGAGCATCGCATGCGCGAGAACCCTCGTTTTGAGGTGCGCGCAGTCGGTTCGTTCGAACAGAAACCCGGATGTCCGGAAACGAGTCGCAATGCTCTCAGCAGTGAACGACTCACGCGTCTGTGTCGCGACGAGTGCTACCACCCGGGCGATCGACGGCGGCGCATCGAGGCGATCGAAGTCGTGCGCATCCGACCCCAACTCGATGAAGGAGAGGACCCGGCGCCCCTGATCGAAGATCCCTGGCGGCGCTTCGAGTGCCCGTCCGGAGAAGACGGCTGTGTCTTCCAGTTCGAAGATTCCGAGTTCACATCGTCCGGACGCGACGCGCTCTACTATGTGCGCGCTCTCGAGGAACCCTCAATGGCGCTGAGTGGCGCGCCGCTCTCCACCGAGTTCGACGCACAGGGCCAGGCGATCTCGGTCGACCTCTGTACGACCGAAGACGTCGATGCGGGAGGTTGTCCCTCATCGGTCCGCGAGCGCGCCTGGTCGTCTCCGATCTTCGTGGATCAGGCGGGGAGTTGA